The following proteins are co-located in the Melanotaenia boesemani isolate fMelBoe1 chromosome 5, fMelBoe1.pri, whole genome shotgun sequence genome:
- the naa38 gene encoding N-alpha-acetyltransferase 38, NatC auxiliary subunit has protein sequence MATMIEENGPSSHEKTEVSSSYQARQKLEGLLNKNMRIRMTDGRTLVGLFLCTDRDCNVILGSAQEFLKSTETFSQGEPRVLGLAMIPGHHVVSIEVEADSLEDEQGFGVNH, from the exons ATGGCCACAATGATTGAAGAAAATGGTCCTTCGAGTCAT GAGAAGACTGAAGTGTCATCATCCTACCAAGCGAGGCAGAAGCTGGAGGGGTTGCTGAACAAGAACATGAGGATCCGCATGACAGACGGGCGGACTTTGGTGGGGCTCTTCCTCTGCACAGACCGGGACTGTAATGTCATCCTCGGCTCAGCTCAGGAATTCCTCAAATCCACAG AGACCTTCTCCCAGGGCGAACCCAGAGTCCTGGGCCTGGCCATGATCCCAGGTCACCACGTGGTGTCCATCGAGGTGGAGGCTGACAGTCTTGAAGACGAACAGGGTTTTGGAGTCAACCACTGA
- the dnajc3b gene encoding dnaJ homolog subfamily C member 3b — MESCRRAGVSGLLCSLSLLCVLLDIQLDGVLGATHVEIEHHLEMGRKLLAAGQLAEALSHYHSAVEGDSKNYLTFYKRAAVFLAMGKSKSALPDLTRAIELKPDFLAARLQRGNILLKQGNTQEAREDFEAVLQRSPDNEEANQQLMKTNELEELQEEAHAAYHQGDYSTTISVLERAIEISPWDPESRELRAECYIRMGDPQKAIQDLTPTTRLRNDNRAAFLKLSLLHYSLGEHHESLNHIRECLKLDQDDKECFSHYKLVKKLSKQLDSAEELIQEERYQDAIDKYESVMKTDPNVLYYTNLAKERICFCLVKLKLATEAIDVCSEAHQRDPRNANILKDRAEAYILNQDYEKAVEDYQEAREFDGDSNDIREGLERAQKLLKISRKRDYYKILGVSRSANKQEIIKAYRKLAQQWHPDNFQSEAEKKEAEKKFIDIASAKEVLTDPEMRQKFDAGEDPLDPENQQGGGGGQRGWPFHFNPFESGSSFHFKFEYN; from the exons ATGGAGTCGTGTCGGCGAGCAGGAGTTAGCGGGCTGCTGTGCTCCCTGTCTCTGCTCTGTGTCCTCCTGGACATCCAGCTTGACG GTGTCTTGGGGGCGACTCATGTCGAGATCGAGCACCACTTGGAGATGGGCCGCAAACTTTTGGCAGCTGGTCAACTGGCCGAAGCCTTGTCCCACTACCACTCTGCTGTGG AGGGAGACTCTAAGAATTACCTGACTTTCTACAAACGAGCTGCAGTGTTTCTAGCGATGGGAAAATCTAAATCTGCTCTGCCAGATCTGACCCGAGCCATCGAGCTCAAGCCAGACTTTCTCGCT GCCCGATTGCAGAGAGGGAATATTCTTTTAAAGCAAGGGAACACTCAAGAAGCTAGAGAGGATTTTGAAGCTGTG ctgcagcGCTCTCCAGACAATGAAGAAGCTAACCAGCAGCTGATGAAGACAAACgagctggaggagctgcaggaggaggcCCATGCTGCATACCACCAAGGAGACTACAGCACCACCATTAGTGTATTGGAGAGGGCTATTGAG ATCTCTCCTTGGGATCCAGAGTCACGCGAGCTCCGTGCAGAATGTTACATCCGAATGGGAGATCCGCAGAAAGCCATCCAGGATCTTACGCCAACAACAAGGCTGCGCAACGATAACCGAGCTGCTTTCCTGAAGCTCAGCTTGCTGCACTACAGCCTTGGGGAGCACCATGAGTCACTCAA CCACATCAGAGAGTGTCTAAAGCTTGACCAGGATGATAAAGAATGTTTCAGCCACTATAAGCTGGTGAAGAAGCTCAGCAAGCAGCTAGACTCAGCAGAGGAGCTGATTCAGGAGGAGAG GTATCAAGATGCCATTGATAAATATGAATCGGTGATGAAGACAGACCCTAATGTCCTGTATTATACCAACCTGGCAAAAGAGAGGATCTGCTTCTGTCTTGTCAAg CTCAAGTTGGCTACCGAAGCAATAGATGTGTGTTCAGAAGCCCACCAAAGAGATCCTCGCAATGCCAACATTCTCAAAGACCGAGCAGAGGCCTATATTCTTAACCAGGACTATGAGAAAG CTGTGGAGGACTACCAAGAGGCCAGAGAGTTTGATGGTGACAGCAACGACATCCGAGAGGGGCTGGAACGAGCACAGAAGCTGCTCAAAATCTCTCGTAAGAGGGACTACTACAAGATCCTCGGAGTCAGCAG GAGTGCTAACAAGCAAGAAATCATCAAGGCATACAGGAAGCTGGCACAGCAGTGGCATCCTGACAACTTCCAGTCTGAGGCTGAGAAAAAGGAGGCAGAGAAGAAGTTTATTGACATCGCTTCCGCTAAAGAAGTCCTCACTGACCCAG AAATGAGACAGAAGTTTGATGCAGGTGAGGATCCTCTAGACCCGGAGAACCAgcaaggaggaggtggaggacagaggggCTGGCCATTTCACTTCAACCCTTTTGAGTCTGGCAGCAGCTTCCACTTCAAGTTCGAGTACAACTAG
- the LOC121639272 gene encoding claudin-15-like encodes MDHLMVGVALPNRYWKTSTIDGTVITTSTIYENLWMSCATDSTGVHNCREFPSLLALNGYIQASRALMIILIVLGTFGLVAALIGVQCSKAGGENYVLKGRIAGTAGVLFILQGVCTMVSVSWYAFNITQDFFDPFYPGIRYEIGDEVIFRADAWPPICCKVTVLLRRSSSTSALISSSISCLLSLP; translated from the exons ATGGATCATTTGATGGTGGGGGTCGCGCTTCCAAACCGTTACTGGAAGACCTCCACTATAGATGGGACTGTCATCACAACCTCTACTATTTATGAAAACTTGTGGATGTCCTGTGCCACAGACTCAACTGGGGTGCATAACTGCAGGGAGTTTCCTTCGCTGCTTGCTTTGAATG GTTACATCCAGGCTTCTCGTGCTTTGATGATCATCTTGATAGTGTTGGGCACCTTTGGACTGGTGGCGGCTCTGATAGGAGTTCAGTGTTCCAAAGCAGGAGGAGAAAACTATGTTCTCAAAGGGAGGATTGCAGGCACTGCCGGGGTCCTCTTTATACTTCAAG GTGTGTGCACTATGGTGTCAGTGTCCTGGTATGCCTTCAATATTACTCAGGACTTCTTTGACCCTTTCTATCCTGGGATAAG GTATGAAATAGGAgatgag GTGATCTTCCGTGCCGATGCCTGGCCTCCAATTTGTTGCAAGGTCACTGTCCTGCTGCGgcgctcctcctccacctctgctCTGATCTCTTCCTCGATCAGCTGCCTCCTGTCTCTCCCCTGA
- the LOC121639274 gene encoding dnaJ homolog subfamily C member 3-like encodes MRKVKRKVSFVKMYVLVHGSFHEGNTTHSFRVYCLLFLKLSLLHYSLGEHHESLNHIRECLKLDHDDKECFSHYKLVKKLSKQLDSAEELIQEERYQDAIDKYESVTKRHRNVLYYTNLAKERICFCLVKLKLATEAIDVCSEAHQRDPRNANILKDRAEAYILNQDYEKAVEDYQEAREFDGDSNDIREGLERAQKLLKISRKRDYYKILGVSRSANKQEIIKAYRKLAQQWHPDNFQSEAEKKEAEKKFIDIASAKEVLTDPEMRQKFDAGEDPLDPENQQGGGGGQRGWPFHFNPFESGSSFHFKFEYN; translated from the exons atgaggaaggtgaAGAGGAAG GTGTCCTTCGTGAAGATGTATGTCCTGGTGCATG GAAGTTTCCATGAAGGTAACACCACACACAGCTTCCGTGTTTATTGCTTATTGTTTCTGAAGCTCAGCTTGCTGCACTACAGCCTTGGGGAGCATCACGAGTCACTCAA CCACATCAGAGAGTGTCTAAAGCTTGACCACGATGATAAAGAATGTTTCAGCCACTATAAGCTGGTGAAGAAGCTCAGCAAGCAGCTAGACTCAGCAGAGGAGCTGATTCAGGAGGAGAG GTATCAAGATGCCATTGATAAATATGAATCGGTGACGAAGAGACATCGTAATGTCCTGTATTATACCAACCTGGCAAAAGAGAGGATCTGCTTCTGTCTTGTCAAG CTCAAGTTGGCTACCGAAGCAATAGATGTGTGTTCAGAAGCCCACCAAAGAGATCCTCGCAATGCCAACATTCTCAAAGACCGAGCAGAGGCCTATATTCTTAACCAGGACTATGAGAAAG CTGTGGAGGACTACCAAGAGGCCAGAGAGTTTGATGGTGACAGCAACGACATCCGAGAGGGGCTGGAACGAGCACAGAAGCTGCTCAAAATCTCTCGTAAGAGGGACTACTACAAGATCCTCGGAGTCAGCAG GAGTGCTAACAAGCAAGAAATCATCAAGGCATACAGGAAGCTGGCACAGCAGTGGCATCCTGACAACTTCCAGTCTGAGGCTGAGAAAAAGGAGGCAGAGAAGAAGTTTATTGACATCGCTTCCGCTAAAGAAGTCCTCACTGACCCAG AAATGAGACAGAAGTTTGATGCAGGTGAGGATCCTCTAGACCCGGAGAACCAgcaaggaggaggtggaggacagaggggCTGGCCATTTCACTTCAACCCTTTTGAGTCTGGCAGCAGCTTCCACTTCAAGTTCGAGTACAACTAG
- the LOC121639495 gene encoding claudin-15-like, whose protein sequence is MDPIVEVVALFLGFVGWVMVGVTLPNRYWKVSTIDGTVITTSTIYENLWMSCATDSTGVHNCREFPSLLALNGYIQASRALMIISIVLGTFGLVAALIGVQCSKAGGENYVLKGRIAGTAGVLFILQGVCTMVSVSWYAFNITQDFFDPFYPGIRYEIGEGLYIGWCSAILAIAGGACLTCSCKMATQEKYPLPYQARGTVYSGAAQSRSAAASTYGRNAYV, encoded by the exons ATGGATCCGATTGTGGAAGTAGTGGCATTGTTTCTGGGGTTCGTCGGATGGGTGATGGTGGGGGTCACGCTTCCAAACCGTTACTGGAAGGTCTCCACTATAGATGGGACTGTCATCACAACCTCTACTATTTATGAAAACTTGTGGATGTCCTGTGCCACAGACTCAACTGGGGTGCATAACTGCAGGGAGTTTCCTTCGCTGCTTGCTTTGAATG GTTACATCCAGGCTTCTCGTGCTTTGATGATCATCTCGATAGTGTTGGGCACCTTTGGACTGGTGGCGGCTCTGATAGGAGTTCAGTGTTCCAAAGCAGGAGGAGAAAACTATGTTCTCAAAGGGAGGATTGCAGGCACTGCCGGGGTCCTCTTTATACTTCAAG GTGTGTGCACTATGGTGTCAGTGTCCTGGTATGCCTTCAATATTACTCAGGACTTCTTTGACCCTTTCTATCCTGGGATAAG GTATGAAATAGGAGAGGGGCTCTACATCGGATGGTGCTCTGCGATCCTTGCCATTGCCGGAGGGGCCTGCCTCACGTGCTCCTGCAAGATGGCCACGCAGGAAAAATA CCCTTTGCCTTACCAAGCCAGGGGAACAGTATACTCTGGCGCTGCACAGAGCAGAAGCGCGGCTGCCAGCACTTATGGAAGAAATGCTTATGTTTGA